From one Parambassis ranga chromosome 5, fParRan2.1, whole genome shotgun sequence genomic stretch:
- the LOC114436507 gene encoding probable G-protein coupled receptor: protein MENSSSLSSDYNDNTSNWAPLPSPPSRQLGTLSNPQTRFKDLTGMFFMVTLNVLALLANTAVLVVVIKAPHLRKFAFVCHLCAVDLLCAILLMPLGIVSSSPYFASVVFTVLECQVYVFLNVILIAASIFTITAISVERYYYIVHPMRYEVKMTIKLTAAVMVMVWVASAVLGLSTVFGWPSYGSLSSISAAHCTLHWSHSDHRRIFSVLFSVSCFCLPAVVIFAVYCNVYKVARVAARQHGPLPSWTNSQLKHRSDSINSQTTIITTRNAPRRIMRDRPFGGGKAALTLVVIVGQFLICWLPYFSFHLHLILDATPQIPDDLEEAVTWLAYSSFAINPFFYGLLNRQIREELFKLRRCFSARPMELAISSHEGSGHENFLQFLHRTSCTLETRASFATSSPRSTLDQTGQTGFRIPGQIPEEFS from the coding sequence ATGGAGAAcagttcctctctgtcctctgactACAATGACAACACCTCCAACTGGGCACCGCTGCCCTCTCCACCCAGCAGACAGCTGGGCACTCTTTCCAACCCACAGACCCGCTTCAAGGACCTGACAGGGATGTTTTTCATGGTGACCCTGAATGTTTTAGCACTTCTGGCCAACACTGCTGTCCTGGTGGTTGTCATAAAAGCCCCTCATCTCAGGAAGTTTGCCTTTGTGTGCCACCTTTGTGCTGTGGACCTGTTGTGTGCCATCCTGCTCATGCCTCTTGGCATTGTGTCCAGCTCTCCATACTTTGCCAGCGTGGTGTTCACTGTGCTGGAGTGCCAGGTCTACGTCTTCCTGAATGTGATTCTCATAGCTGCCTCTATCTTCACCATCACAGCCATCAGTGTGGAGCGTTATTACTACATCGTCCACCCCATGCGTTATGAGGTCAAGATGACTATAAAGCTTACTGCAgcagtgatggtgatggtgtGGGTGGCTTCTGCTGTGTTGGGGTTGTCCACTGTGTTTGGATGGCCATCTTATGGCAGCCTGAGCTCCATCAGTGCTGCACACTGCACTCTACACTGGAGCCACAGCGACCACAGACGCATTTTCTCAGTGCTTTTCAGTGTCAGCTGTTTCTGTCTACCAGCTGTTGTGATTTTTGCTGTGTACTGTAATGTGTACAAGGTGGCACGTGTGGCTGCGCGGCAGCATGGACCTCTGCCCTCCTGGACGAACAGTCAACTGAAGCATCGCTCTGACTCAATAAACAGTCAGACCACCATCATCACAACCAGAAATGCCCCTCGCAGGATAATGCGTGATCGGCCTTTCGGTGGTGGCAAAGCTGCTCTTACTCTGGTTGTCATTGTTGGTCAGTTTCTGATCTGCTGGCTGCCTTACTTTTCCTTCCACCTCCATTTGATCCTAGACGCAACGCCACAGATCCCAGATGACCTTGAGGAAGCAGTCACCTGGCTGGCATATTCCTCCTTTGCTATCAACCCATTTTTCTATGGACTTCTTAACCGGCAAATCAGGGAGGAGCTCTTTAAGCTGAGGCGGTGCTTCTCGGCCAGACCAATGGAGTTAGCCATCTCCAGCCATGAGGGCTCAGGCCACGAGAACTTCCTGCAATTCCTGCACCGGACCAGCTGCACATTAGAGACACGGGCGAGCTTTGCCACATCCAGTCCCAGAAGCACTCTGGATCAAACTGGGCAGACTGGTTTCAGGATACCAGGACAGATCCCAGAGGAGTTTAGTTAG
- the LOC114436222 gene encoding uncharacterized protein LOC114436222 isoform X3 — protein sequence MESSYSPFPDNEPDTIEFEEENIASPGIRTDTVSLLMKIEQLQAQLKYERRCRILAERELRELKEMNTLMMQMRHTAHELRVTLDHVLQGGEAAGVPQSTDEAISFLSEPEMRGVHSIPEDDHNFLYLSENLRVPKNLYERVAEIADYKKYTSALLMILFDRETLATHSLQGRRNTFTGDDCHKPQLPPDVLKSIIDHVAVKFGVDSSQIKTAIRTKLNNEDKLLKKRLGLVKTEHKAVVDQNFSQDASLLTENGALTNDSQL from the exons ATGGAATCCAGTTACTCACCTTTCCCAGACAATGAG CCTGATACTATTGAATTTGAGGAGGAGAACATTGCAAGTCCAGGCATCAGAACAGACACCGTCAGCCTGCTCATGAAAATAGAGCAACTGCAGGCTCAGCTGAAATATGAACGCAGATGTAGAATTTTGGCAGAGAGAGAACTAAGGGAACTCAAAG AGATGAACACCCTGATGATGCAGATGAGGCACACAGCACATGAGCTACGTGTCACTCTGGATCACGTTCTCCAAGGAGGCGAGGCAGCAGGAGTGCCACAAAGCACAGATGAAGCCATCTCTTTCTTGAGCGAGCCTGAGATGAGAGGAGTTCATAGCATTCCAGAG gatgACCACAACTTCCTGTATCTCTCTGAGAATCTAAGAGTGCCAAAAAACTTATACGAGCGCGTTGCAGAGATCGCAGATTACAAGAAGTACACCTCAGCGTTGCTGATGATTCTCTTTGACAGAGAAACACTGGCTACACACTCTTTGCAGGGCCGAAGAAACACCTTTACAGGAGATGATTGCCACAAGCCTCAACTCCCCCCTGACGTTCTGAAAAGTATAATTG atCATGTGGCAGTAAAGTTCGGTGTTGACAGCAGCCAAATAAAAACTGCAATCCGCACAAAGTTGAACAATGAGGATAAATTACTGAAGAAGAGACTGGGTTTGGTTAAAACGGAACACAAAGCTGTTGTTGATCAAAACTTTTCCCAAGATGCTTCACTCCTGACTGAAAACGGCGCGTTGACAAATGACTCTCAGTTGTAG
- the LOC114436222 gene encoding uncharacterized protein LOC114436222 isoform X1, with product MLAVSSGQMITLSRFFFNSSMPPKRDAGVSSTHTQVKMIKIGTEAQEFGCVSGEDKYRMESSYSPFPDNEPDTIEFEEENIASPGIRTDTVSLLMKIEQLQAQLKYERRCRILAERELRELKEMNTLMMQMRHTAHELRVTLDHVLQGGEAAGVPQSTDEAISFLSEPEMRGVHSIPEDDHNFLYLSENLRVPKNLYERVAEIADYKKYTSALLMILFDRETLATHSLQGRRNTFTGDDCHKPQLPPDVLKSIIDHVAVKFGVDSSQIKTAIRTKLNNEDKLLKKRLGLVKTEHKAVVDQNFSQDASLLTENGALTNDSQL from the exons ATGCTTGCTGTGTCATCGGGTCAAATGATTACTCTTTCCAGATTCTTTTTTAACTCCTCCATGCCACCCAAGAGAGACGCAGGCGTgagttcaacacacacacaggtaaagaTGATAAAGATCGGCACAGAGGCTCAGGAGTTTGGCTGTGTTTCAGGAGAGGATAAGTACAGGATGGAATCCAGTTACTCACCTTTCCCAGACAATGAG CCTGATACTATTGAATTTGAGGAGGAGAACATTGCAAGTCCAGGCATCAGAACAGACACCGTCAGCCTGCTCATGAAAATAGAGCAACTGCAGGCTCAGCTGAAATATGAACGCAGATGTAGAATTTTGGCAGAGAGAGAACTAAGGGAACTCAAAG AGATGAACACCCTGATGATGCAGATGAGGCACACAGCACATGAGCTACGTGTCACTCTGGATCACGTTCTCCAAGGAGGCGAGGCAGCAGGAGTGCCACAAAGCACAGATGAAGCCATCTCTTTCTTGAGCGAGCCTGAGATGAGAGGAGTTCATAGCATTCCAGAG gatgACCACAACTTCCTGTATCTCTCTGAGAATCTAAGAGTGCCAAAAAACTTATACGAGCGCGTTGCAGAGATCGCAGATTACAAGAAGTACACCTCAGCGTTGCTGATGATTCTCTTTGACAGAGAAACACTGGCTACACACTCTTTGCAGGGCCGAAGAAACACCTTTACAGGAGATGATTGCCACAAGCCTCAACTCCCCCCTGACGTTCTGAAAAGTATAATTG atCATGTGGCAGTAAAGTTCGGTGTTGACAGCAGCCAAATAAAAACTGCAATCCGCACAAAGTTGAACAATGAGGATAAATTACTGAAGAAGAGACTGGGTTTGGTTAAAACGGAACACAAAGCTGTTGTTGATCAAAACTTTTCCCAAGATGCTTCACTCCTGACTGAAAACGGCGCGTTGACAAATGACTCTCAGTTGTAG
- the rrp9 gene encoding U3 small nucleolar RNA-interacting protein 2 isoform X2, translated as MSSSFFIKAKGNPKFAKKGKNTAAPKRKGDGDPPGKNKIRAKKPSSKYNEEISSDSETESPIVPRKRQSKEQVEYEETPQEKKLRLAKLYLEQLKEEEDKRAEDGAFETDLIAGKLQEEVLEQKGKLQRLVAKDLIPPETSEIRVLRGHKLPITCLVITPDDKCIFSAAKDCSIIKWDVESGKKLHTIPGGRKGTEDRHVGHTAHILCMAISSDGKYLATGDMNKLIMIWEAETCKHLYKFTGHKGPVSGLSFRRGTHDLYSASHDRSVKVWNVDENAYVETLFGHQDVITGLDSLSRERCVTAGGRDRTVRVWKIAEESQLVFHGHEGSIDCIQLINEEHAITGADDGSVCLWSVNKKKPLTTVKQAHGCHGDAGMEQPHWVASVAALQNSDTVASGSHNSQVNVWKCGQNYRGLEPLFSVPVSGFINSLKFSSSGQFLVAGVGQEHRLGRWWRLKEAKNGIYIIPLKRKTCDPEEAQLTE; from the exons ATGTCGTCGTCATTCTTCATCAAGGCAAAAGGAAACCCCAAGTTCGccaaaaaggggaaaaatacaGCAGCACCGAAACGAAAG GGTGATGGGGATCcacctggaaagaacaaaataCGAGCAAAGAAACCCAGCTCCAAATACAACGAAGAGATTTCCAGTGACTCTGAGACAGAGAG CCCCATAGTGCCCAGGAAAAGACAGTCCAAGGAGCAGGTTGAATATGAGGAAACTCCTCAAGAGAAGAAGCTAAGATTAGCAAAGCTTTACCTTGAACAGCTAAAGGAAGAAG AGGACAAACGTGCCGAAGACGGCGCTTTTGAGACAGATCTGATTGCAGGAAAACTTCAAGAAGAAGTG CTTGAACAAAAAGGAAAGCTTCAGAGACTTGTTGCCAAAGAT CTCATTCCACCAGAAACTTCAGAGATCAGAGTGTTAAGAGGACATAAACTTCCAATTACCTGTTTGGTCATCACACCCGATGACAAATGTATCTTCTCTGCTGCCAAAGACtgctccatcattaagt GGGATGTTGAGAGTGGTAAGAAACTTCATACAATTCCTGGTGGAAGGAAAGGTACTGAGGACCGCCATGTAGGACATACAGCCCACATCCTTTGTATGGCTATATCATCAGATGGAAAATACTTG gcCACTGGAGACATGAACAAACTGATCATGATCTGGGAGGCAGAAACATGTAAACATCTATATAAGTTTACCGGACACAAAGGCCCAGTCTCG GGTCTTTCATTCAGGAGAGGAACTCACGATCTGTACAGTGCTTCTCATGACCGCTCGGTCAAAGTGTGGAATGTGGATGAGAATGCATATGTGGAAACTCT GTTTGGCCATCAGGATGTGATCACAGGACTCGACAGTTTGAGCCGTGAACGCTGTGTGACAGCAGGGGGGCGGGACCGCACAGTGAGGGTGTGGAAGATAGCTGAGGAGTCTCAGCTGGTGTTCCACGGCCACGA GGGCTCAATTGACTGTATCCAGCTTATAAATGAGGAGCATGCGATAACAGGAGCTGATGATGG ctctgtgtgtctttggagTGTCAACAAGAAGAAGCCTCTCACCACAGTGAAGCAGGCTCacggttgccatggtgatgcagGGATGGAGCAGCCTCATTGGGTGGCTTCGGTCGCAGCGCTTCAGAACTCGGATACCGTTGCCTCAG GCTCCCACAACTCACAGGTGAATGTGTGGAAGTGTGGCCAGAATTATCGTGGGCTGGAGCCCTTGTTCAGTGTGCCAGTG TCTGGTTTTATAAACAGTCTGAAGTTTTCCAGCTCCGGGCAGTTCTTGGTTGCAGGAGTCGGACAGGAACACAG GCTGGGCCGGTGGTGGAGACTTAAAGAAGCCAAGAATGGGATCTATATTATTCCTCTTAAAAGGAAAACCTGTGACCCTGAAGAAGCACAGCTCACGGAATAA
- the rrp9 gene encoding U3 small nucleolar RNA-interacting protein 2 isoform X1: protein MSSSFFIKAKGNPKFAKKGKNTAAPKRKGDGDPPGKNKIRAKKPSSKYNEEISSDSETESPIVPRKRQSKEQVEYEETPQEKKLRLAKLYLEQLKEEEDKRAEDGAFETDLIAGKLQEEVLEQKGKLQRLVAKDLIPPETSEIRVLRGHKLPITCLVITPDDKCIFSAAKDCSIIKWDVESGKKLHTIPGGRKGTEDRHVGHTAHILCMAISSDGKYLATGDMNKLIMIWEAETCKHLYKFTGHKGPVSGLSFRRGTHDLYSASHDRSVKVWNVDENAYVETLFGHQDVITGLDSLSRERCVTAGGRDRTVRVWKIAEESQLVFHGHEGSIDCIQLINEEHAITGADDGSVCLWSVNKKKPLTTVKQAHGCHGDAGMEQPHWVASVAALQNSDTVASGASGCSHNSQVNVWKCGQNYRGLEPLFSVPVSGFINSLKFSSSGQFLVAGVGQEHRLGRWWRLKEAKNGIYIIPLKRKTCDPEEAQLTE, encoded by the exons ATGTCGTCGTCATTCTTCATCAAGGCAAAAGGAAACCCCAAGTTCGccaaaaaggggaaaaatacaGCAGCACCGAAACGAAAG GGTGATGGGGATCcacctggaaagaacaaaataCGAGCAAAGAAACCCAGCTCCAAATACAACGAAGAGATTTCCAGTGACTCTGAGACAGAGAG CCCCATAGTGCCCAGGAAAAGACAGTCCAAGGAGCAGGTTGAATATGAGGAAACTCCTCAAGAGAAGAAGCTAAGATTAGCAAAGCTTTACCTTGAACAGCTAAAGGAAGAAG AGGACAAACGTGCCGAAGACGGCGCTTTTGAGACAGATCTGATTGCAGGAAAACTTCAAGAAGAAGTG CTTGAACAAAAAGGAAAGCTTCAGAGACTTGTTGCCAAAGAT CTCATTCCACCAGAAACTTCAGAGATCAGAGTGTTAAGAGGACATAAACTTCCAATTACCTGTTTGGTCATCACACCCGATGACAAATGTATCTTCTCTGCTGCCAAAGACtgctccatcattaagt GGGATGTTGAGAGTGGTAAGAAACTTCATACAATTCCTGGTGGAAGGAAAGGTACTGAGGACCGCCATGTAGGACATACAGCCCACATCCTTTGTATGGCTATATCATCAGATGGAAAATACTTG gcCACTGGAGACATGAACAAACTGATCATGATCTGGGAGGCAGAAACATGTAAACATCTATATAAGTTTACCGGACACAAAGGCCCAGTCTCG GGTCTTTCATTCAGGAGAGGAACTCACGATCTGTACAGTGCTTCTCATGACCGCTCGGTCAAAGTGTGGAATGTGGATGAGAATGCATATGTGGAAACTCT GTTTGGCCATCAGGATGTGATCACAGGACTCGACAGTTTGAGCCGTGAACGCTGTGTGACAGCAGGGGGGCGGGACCGCACAGTGAGGGTGTGGAAGATAGCTGAGGAGTCTCAGCTGGTGTTCCACGGCCACGA GGGCTCAATTGACTGTATCCAGCTTATAAATGAGGAGCATGCGATAACAGGAGCTGATGATGG ctctgtgtgtctttggagTGTCAACAAGAAGAAGCCTCTCACCACAGTGAAGCAGGCTCacggttgccatggtgatgcagGGATGGAGCAGCCTCATTGGGTGGCTTCGGTCGCAGCGCTTCAGAACTCGGATACCGTTGCCTCAGGTGCCTCTGGCT GCTCCCACAACTCACAGGTGAATGTGTGGAAGTGTGGCCAGAATTATCGTGGGCTGGAGCCCTTGTTCAGTGTGCCAGTG TCTGGTTTTATAAACAGTCTGAAGTTTTCCAGCTCCGGGCAGTTCTTGGTTGCAGGAGTCGGACAGGAACACAG GCTGGGCCGGTGGTGGAGACTTAAAGAAGCCAAGAATGGGATCTATATTATTCCTCTTAAAAGGAAAACCTGTGACCCTGAAGAAGCACAGCTCACGGAATAA
- the LOC114436222 gene encoding uncharacterized protein LOC114436222 isoform X2 gives MPPKRDAGVSSTHTQVKMIKIGTEAQEFGCVSGEDKYRMESSYSPFPDNEPDTIEFEEENIASPGIRTDTVSLLMKIEQLQAQLKYERRCRILAERELRELKEMNTLMMQMRHTAHELRVTLDHVLQGGEAAGVPQSTDEAISFLSEPEMRGVHSIPEDDHNFLYLSENLRVPKNLYERVAEIADYKKYTSALLMILFDRETLATHSLQGRRNTFTGDDCHKPQLPPDVLKSIIDHVAVKFGVDSSQIKTAIRTKLNNEDKLLKKRLGLVKTEHKAVVDQNFSQDASLLTENGALTNDSQL, from the exons ATGCCACCCAAGAGAGACGCAGGCGTgagttcaacacacacacaggtaaagaTGATAAAGATCGGCACAGAGGCTCAGGAGTTTGGCTGTGTTTCAGGAGAGGATAAGTACAGGATGGAATCCAGTTACTCACCTTTCCCAGACAATGAG CCTGATACTATTGAATTTGAGGAGGAGAACATTGCAAGTCCAGGCATCAGAACAGACACCGTCAGCCTGCTCATGAAAATAGAGCAACTGCAGGCTCAGCTGAAATATGAACGCAGATGTAGAATTTTGGCAGAGAGAGAACTAAGGGAACTCAAAG AGATGAACACCCTGATGATGCAGATGAGGCACACAGCACATGAGCTACGTGTCACTCTGGATCACGTTCTCCAAGGAGGCGAGGCAGCAGGAGTGCCACAAAGCACAGATGAAGCCATCTCTTTCTTGAGCGAGCCTGAGATGAGAGGAGTTCATAGCATTCCAGAG gatgACCACAACTTCCTGTATCTCTCTGAGAATCTAAGAGTGCCAAAAAACTTATACGAGCGCGTTGCAGAGATCGCAGATTACAAGAAGTACACCTCAGCGTTGCTGATGATTCTCTTTGACAGAGAAACACTGGCTACACACTCTTTGCAGGGCCGAAGAAACACCTTTACAGGAGATGATTGCCACAAGCCTCAACTCCCCCCTGACGTTCTGAAAAGTATAATTG atCATGTGGCAGTAAAGTTCGGTGTTGACAGCAGCCAAATAAAAACTGCAATCCGCACAAAGTTGAACAATGAGGATAAATTACTGAAGAAGAGACTGGGTTTGGTTAAAACGGAACACAAAGCTGTTGTTGATCAAAACTTTTCCCAAGATGCTTCACTCCTGACTGAAAACGGCGCGTTGACAAATGACTCTCAGTTGTAG